A window of the Chitinophagaceae bacterium genome harbors these coding sequences:
- a CDS encoding bifunctional oligoribonuclease/PAP phosphatase NrnA translates to MNVNNLQKIIVSSQTVIITMHANPDSDALGSSLALSIYLEKKGCEVFVISPTGYPDFLKWMGGSNSVIIFSKETENRVRDIFLRGDVIFCLDFNCYERLHNLESFVKSSPAKKVVIDHHLYPNIVADFIISDPSKSSTSELLYDIMVSLGDEGLVDLDMAENIYGGLIGDTGNFRNSNTTVAVHFLAARLIQKGVVPHKIIECMYESGSMRRLQFLGYVLSECSEFLVDTIIFTIKKEVLQRFDSQMGDTEGIVNYGLTVEGVICSILVVEKVDRVKISFRSKNNFSVYEMARDIFGGGGHNYAAGATSFVNVEETVTKIKNFLRCYRKS, encoded by the coding sequence ATGAATGTAAATAATCTACAAAAGATAATAGTATCTTCTCAAACTGTTATTATAACTATGCATGCAAATCCTGACTCGGATGCATTGGGAAGTTCTTTGGCGCTGAGTATTTATTTGGAAAAGAAGGGATGTGAGGTTTTTGTTATATCTCCTACAGGGTATCCAGATTTTTTAAAATGGATGGGAGGAAGTAATTCTGTCATTATTTTTTCAAAAGAAACAGAAAACAGGGTACGGGATATATTTTTAAGGGGTGATGTTATTTTTTGTTTAGATTTTAATTGTTATGAGCGTTTGCATAATTTAGAGAGTTTTGTAAAAAGTTCTCCTGCAAAAAAAGTTGTTATAGATCACCATTTATATCCCAATATTGTTGCGGATTTTATTATTTCTGATCCGAGTAAGTCATCTACGTCGGAGCTTTTATACGATATTATGGTATCGCTTGGGGATGAGGGACTTGTAGATTTGGATATGGCGGAGAATATTTATGGTGGATTAATAGGAGATACGGGGAATTTTAGGAATTCTAATACTACTGTTGCGGTTCATTTTTTAGCTGCTCGGTTGATACAGAAAGGAGTAGTTCCGCATAAAATAATAGAATGTATGTATGAGAGTGGTTCTATGAGACGTTTACAGTTTTTAGGGTATGTATTATCTGAATGTTCAGAGTTTTTGGTGGATACGATTATTTTTACTATAAAAAAAGAGGTGTTACAGAGGTTTGATTCACAGATGGGTGATACAGAAGGTATTGTGAATTATGGGCTTACGGTGGAGGGGGTTATTTGTTCTATATTAGTGGTGGAAAAGGTTGATAGGGTAAAAATATCTTTTCGTTCTAAAAATAATTTTTCTGTTTATGAGATGGCGAGAGATATTTTTGGAGGTGGGGGTCATAATTATGCTGCGGGTGCTACTTCTTTTGTAAATGTGGAAGAGACGGTAACAAAGATTAAAAATTTTTTACGTTGTTATAGGAAGAGTTAG